A region of Saimiri boliviensis isolate mSaiBol1 chromosome 8, mSaiBol1.pri, whole genome shotgun sequence DNA encodes the following proteins:
- the LOC141585299 gene encoding uncharacterized protein LOC141585299: MNTTVKQIGIPIPVHSCGSVCLWQESTPLADFRLGIQCRQNQHLDIQCSSLHLLVSRADSIHLLVSSVDSIHIFISSVDSIHVFASSVDSINVLVSSVDSINILVSSVDSIHILVSSIDSIHILVCSVDSINILVSSVDSINVLVSSVDSINILVSSVDSIDILVCSIDSIHVVVSSVDSIDVLVSSVDSIHIFISSVDSIHVFISSVDSIDILVSSVDSIDILVCSIDSIHVVSSVMASGAHLCAQPILPGLILHAFHASFTDVASDVDVHTPPCCKNPYITDLAFRLSMQLLTPGRIIHMCLLHVEQESPAEIVPCSGYC; this comes from the exons ATGAACACTACCGTCAAACAAATCGGCATACCCATCCCCGTCCACAGTTGCGGTTCTGTGTGTCTGTGGCAGGAGTCGACTCCCTTGGCGGATTTTCG TCTTGGCATACAGTGTAGACAGAATCAACACCTTGATATCCAATgtagcagcctccacctcttggtaTCCCGTGCAGACAGTATCCATCTCTTGGTATCCAGTGTAGACAGTATCCACATCTTCATATCCAGTGTAGACAGTATCCACGTCTTCGCATCCAGTGTAGACAGCATCAATGTCTTGGTATCCAGTGTGGACAGCATCAACATCTTGGTATCCAGTGTAGACAGTATCCACATTTTGGTGTCCAGTATAGACAGTATCCACATCTTGGTATGCAGTGTAGACAGCATCAACATCTTGGTATCCAGTGTGGACAGCATCAACGTCTTGGTATCCAGTGTAGACAGCATCAACATCTTGGTATCCAGTGTAGACAGCATCGACATCTTAGTATGCAGTATAGACAGCATCCACGTTGTGGTATCCAGTGTAGACAGTATCGACGTCTTAGTATCCAGTGTAGACAGTATCCACATCTTCATATCCAGTGTAGACAGTATCCACGTCTTTATATCCAGTGTAGACAGCATCGACATCTTGGTATCCAGTGTAGACAGCATCGACATCTTGGTATGCAGTATAGACAGCATCCATGTGGTATCCAGTGTAATGGCATCAGGGGCTCATCTGTGTGCTCAGCCAATCCTTCCTGGGCTGATTCTTCATGCCTTTCATGCCTCTTTCACAGATGTAGCATCAGATGTTGACGTCCACACCCCACCATGCTGCAAGAATCCCTACATCACTGACTTGGCTTTTCGGCTCTCCATGCAGCTTCTCACCCCTGGGCGAATCATACACATGTGTCTCCTCCACGTGGAGCAGGAGTCACCTGCAGAAATAGTCCCCTGTTCTGGTTACTGTTGA